A window from Rhizosphaericola mali encodes these proteins:
- a CDS encoding ROK family protein, whose amino-acid sequence MDNALKQKLYLKTIFNLLYEHRYLSGFDLSKKIGKSLTLTNSVISKLVNIGLIVEAGLAESSGGRKPIVYSLNSEAYYIVTVSMDQFSAQFGLLDLANNVILPIETINISLNTCRNLHEILLLNLEKIISSSNFKEKRILGIGVAMPGFVDSKNGINYSFVNELPKKDTLRNYIQDNLNIPVFIDNDSSIIALAEKKFGLAKDTKNAMVVNFGWGIGLGIISNGELYRGEDGFAGEFSHIPLFNNNKICSCGKIGCLETETSFSFILEKLMSFIDEGRPSLLAKKLRENENTANLAAFFRAVESGDLLSLEVLSEAAYNIGRGIAILIHIFNPKKIIISGKGALLGNILLPPIQQAINEHCINRLASNITLEISQLKQNAELIGAACLVVDHMSENLF is encoded by the coding sequence ATGGATAATGCTTTAAAACAAAAGTTGTATTTAAAAACTATATTTAACTTACTATATGAACATCGATATTTATCTGGATTTGATTTGTCAAAAAAAATAGGAAAAAGTCTAACTCTAACTAATTCTGTTATTAGTAAACTGGTCAATATTGGTTTGATAGTTGAAGCTGGTTTAGCAGAGTCTAGTGGTGGTCGGAAGCCTATTGTTTATAGTTTAAATTCCGAGGCTTACTATATAGTAACTGTTTCCATGGATCAATTTTCTGCACAATTTGGTCTTTTAGACTTGGCCAATAATGTAATTTTGCCTATTGAAACGATTAATATAAGTTTGAATACTTGTAGAAATTTGCATGAAATTTTATTATTAAACCTTGAAAAAATTATTTCCTCGTCTAATTTTAAAGAAAAAAGAATTTTAGGGATTGGTGTCGCTATGCCTGGTTTCGTAGATAGCAAAAACGGGATAAACTATTCTTTTGTAAATGAGTTACCTAAAAAAGATACATTAAGAAACTATATTCAAGATAATTTAAACATTCCTGTATTTATAGACAATGACTCTAGTATTATTGCTCTTGCTGAAAAGAAATTTGGATTGGCGAAAGATACGAAGAATGCAATGGTGGTAAATTTTGGATGGGGTATTGGATTAGGAATAATCTCAAATGGAGAATTATATCGAGGTGAAGATGGTTTTGCCGGTGAGTTTAGTCATATTCCTTTATTTAACAATAATAAGATATGTAGTTGTGGCAAAATTGGGTGCTTGGAAACCGAGACGTCTTTCTCATTTATTTTGGAAAAATTGATGTCTTTCATTGATGAGGGACGTCCTAGTCTTCTTGCTAAGAAACTAAGAGAAAATGAGAATACTGCTAATCTAGCAGCATTTTTTCGAGCCGTAGAAAGTGGTGATTTATTATCTTTGGAAGTATTGTCCGAAGCTGCCTACAATATCGGGCGTGGAATTGCTATTTTAATTCATATATTTAATCCTAAAAAGATTATAATTAGTGGAAAAGGTGCTTTACTAGGGAATATTTTATTACCGCCAATTCAACAGGCAATAAATGAACACTGTATTAATAGATTAGCCTCTAACATTACATTAGAAATTTCTCAGTTAAAACAAAATGCAGAGTTGATAGGTGCGGCTTGCCTTGTGGTTGATCATATGAGTGAAAATTTGTTTTAA
- a CDS encoding SusC/RagA family TonB-linked outer membrane protein, whose amino-acid sequence MNVRLIRFIAGFVLFVCIHKEGFSQSLTINGFVKDESGVPISNVNVIVKNGRNLGETDEEGRFLVPLSSATMLLQFVHVGYGTEEKQVSTGDTVYITLHSTNKDGNEVIVTALGIKRESRSIGYSAQKVNGSDITKASAPDIATGLMGKAAGLNISTSNGVQGNSQRIVIRGNSMITGSNQPLIVIDGIQVTNDAIGGQQQSTRNANGTDNTSVVSPKDWGSYLNFLNSDDVQDITVLKGANAAALYGARGANGVLLITTKKGANRPGLGVDYNISMLFSNPYRYQDVQNSYGYGAANALWSATPQFGTTSDGQLRYPGTYPWDGTPAGDAYEIAGNIPCGYSSWDIFSWYGPAVSWGHKLDGTEIVWWDGVKRKWDPQPDNRKAFFRTGNTTTHNVSINKSGDFGSLRFAYTRLDNTAIIKNSNYHQNSFNLGSSLNVTKILKADITASYNNYFRLNVPDIAGDAGWTNFMIYSMPRDYKPLEFSEYKNADGSKKDFIGDSPFGYYPYQNNYNQNLFWHLFEQNQRLYRNQFLGSVKLSADVAPWLNIAGRSSINYAVANIESKYSPIDAQGVQGQYGIEYTKNQDVNLESFATAHKSNIFNSKFSGSFMVGTSSLKSRYYDNSAWNSGENGATYGQSSTYPWTTPYKYYLANTTNANGIQAPVEQWNDYNLNSLYGILDVSYDNYLFLQVSGRNDWSSTLPEKTSSYFYPAASLSFVFTDAISAFKNLSWLSYGKLKTSFAKSANGALPYQAIYTYSSSVISNYLNGNTPSSFGGVPVRGYKSVLPPGGFLVPQSNRSYEFGLEAGLFNNRINFELTYYQTRSKNQILASSVATSSGASSVTFNTGDLSNKGFEFIVRASAIKSQKFSWDITINGAHNQNKVLSLADGIDRYPLQDLWGTNGVQMYVKAGDNYGSIYGYDYTYINGKKVVQKVLDKNDATKVVGTQYVTTEDPVVIGNATPKLTGGISNNFRYKNWSLYVLTDFKVGGQIYSADYSAAMGEGLAPETLKERDGGGLPYTFPDGTTANAGVILDGVYADGTANTDVVHYMYKYAGQYAAWSNVKMPRSNAIFTNSWGKLREVNLTYSVPSEIVRKAKFIQALDLSLIGRNLFYIFTTLPDHLNPEAINGIGNAQGIQWSQFPGTRELGFSVKVKF is encoded by the coding sequence ATGAATGTAAGATTAATTAGGTTCATTGCAGGTTTTGTTCTATTTGTATGTATCCATAAGGAAGGCTTTTCACAGAGTCTTACTATTAATGGGTTTGTAAAAGACGAATCTGGTGTGCCAATAAGTAATGTGAATGTAATTGTCAAGAATGGACGAAATCTTGGAGAAACCGATGAGGAGGGTAGATTTCTCGTACCCTTAAGTTCCGCAACAATGTTACTCCAATTTGTTCATGTCGGTTATGGTACTGAAGAAAAACAAGTAAGTACTGGAGATACTGTTTATATAACTTTACATTCCACAAATAAAGATGGAAATGAAGTGATTGTAACTGCACTGGGTATCAAGAGAGAATCGAGATCTATTGGCTATTCTGCGCAAAAAGTGAATGGATCTGATATAACAAAAGCTTCGGCACCAGACATAGCAACAGGTTTGATGGGAAAAGCTGCAGGGTTAAATATCTCCACCTCCAATGGCGTTCAAGGAAATTCTCAAAGAATTGTAATTAGGGGTAATAGTATGATTACAGGCAGCAACCAACCTCTTATTGTTATTGATGGTATTCAGGTTACAAATGATGCTATTGGAGGTCAACAACAATCTACAAGAAACGCGAATGGTACAGATAATACTAGTGTTGTTTCTCCTAAAGATTGGGGCTCTTATTTAAATTTTTTGAATAGTGATGATGTTCAGGATATTACAGTATTAAAAGGTGCAAATGCTGCAGCCTTATATGGCGCTCGAGGTGCGAATGGGGTACTTTTGATAACAACTAAAAAAGGTGCAAATCGACCTGGGCTTGGTGTTGATTATAATATATCTATGTTATTTTCCAATCCTTATAGATATCAAGATGTCCAGAATTCCTATGGATATGGAGCCGCAAATGCTTTATGGTCAGCAACACCTCAATTTGGAACTACATCTGATGGTCAATTGCGATATCCTGGGACTTATCCTTGGGATGGTACGCCAGCTGGAGATGCTTATGAAATTGCTGGCAATATTCCTTGTGGATATTCTTCATGGGATATTTTTAGTTGGTATGGTCCTGCTGTAAGTTGGGGGCATAAATTAGATGGAACAGAAATAGTATGGTGGGATGGCGTTAAGCGTAAATGGGATCCGCAGCCAGATAATAGAAAGGCATTTTTCCGTACAGGAAATACGACAACACATAATGTGTCTATCAATAAATCAGGGGATTTTGGTAGTCTCAGATTTGCATATACTAGACTCGATAATACCGCAATTATAAAAAATAGCAATTATCATCAAAATAGTTTTAATCTCGGATCGAGCTTAAACGTTACAAAGATTTTAAAAGCAGACATAACCGCCAGTTATAACAATTATTTTAGATTAAATGTTCCTGATATAGCTGGGGATGCTGGTTGGACTAATTTTATGATTTATTCAATGCCTAGAGATTATAAACCATTAGAATTTTCTGAATATAAAAATGCAGATGGTAGTAAAAAGGATTTTATAGGAGATAGCCCATTTGGATATTATCCATATCAGAATAATTATAATCAAAATTTATTTTGGCATTTATTTGAACAAAATCAAAGATTGTATCGCAACCAATTTTTGGGCTCTGTAAAATTGTCTGCAGATGTGGCTCCTTGGTTAAATATTGCAGGGCGTTCATCTATTAATTATGCCGTTGCTAACATTGAAAGTAAATACTCTCCCATTGATGCACAAGGTGTTCAGGGGCAATATGGTATTGAATACACTAAAAATCAAGATGTTAATTTAGAATCTTTTGCTACCGCCCACAAAAGCAATATTTTCAATTCAAAATTTAGCGGAAGTTTTATGGTTGGTACTTCATCTTTGAAAAGTCGTTATTATGACAATTCTGCTTGGAATAGTGGTGAAAATGGTGCGACCTATGGTCAATCTAGTACTTATCCTTGGACTACTCCTTATAAATATTACTTAGCAAATACTACAAATGCAAATGGAATTCAAGCACCAGTAGAACAATGGAATGACTATAATCTAAATTCTTTATATGGTATATTGGATGTAAGCTATGATAATTATTTGTTCTTGCAAGTATCTGGTAGGAATGACTGGTCTTCTACTTTGCCAGAAAAAACTTCCTCTTATTTTTACCCTGCGGCGAGTTTGAGTTTTGTTTTTACAGATGCAATTTCTGCATTTAAAAACCTTAGTTGGTTAAGTTATGGTAAATTGAAAACTTCATTTGCTAAAAGTGCAAATGGTGCATTACCTTACCAAGCCATATATACATATTCATCTAGTGTTATATCAAATTATCTAAATGGAAATACACCATCTTCTTTTGGAGGAGTACCCGTAAGAGGATATAAGTCTGTATTGCCACCAGGTGGATTCTTGGTCCCACAAAGTAATCGTTCTTATGAATTTGGGCTAGAAGCTGGGTTATTTAATAATAGAATAAATTTTGAATTGACCTATTATCAAACTAGGTCTAAAAATCAAATATTGGCTAGTAGTGTAGCTACTTCAAGTGGCGCTAGTAGTGTAACTTTTAACACTGGAGATCTTTCAAATAAAGGTTTTGAGTTTATAGTAAGAGCTTCTGCTATTAAAAGCCAAAAATTCTCCTGGGATATAACAATAAATGGTGCGCATAATCAAAATAAGGTTCTTTCTTTAGCTGATGGTATAGATAGATATCCATTGCAAGATTTGTGGGGAACAAATGGAGTGCAGATGTATGTAAAAGCAGGGGATAATTATGGTTCCATTTATGGCTACGATTATACATACATTAATGGGAAAAAAGTTGTACAAAAAGTACTAGATAAAAATGACGCAACTAAGGTTGTAGGTACTCAGTATGTAACTACAGAAGATCCTGTGGTAATTGGTAATGCTACTCCAAAGTTGACAGGTGGCATAAGTAATAATTTTAGATATAAAAATTGGAGTTTATATGTATTAACTGATTTTAAAGTTGGAGGTCAGATATATTCTGCAGACTATTCAGCTGCAATGGGAGAAGGTTTGGCACCGGAAACTTTAAAAGAAAGAGATGGAGGAGGTTTGCCTTATACTTTTCCAGATGGAACTACTGCTAATGCAGGAGTGATTTTAGACGGTGTTTATGCAGATGGTACTGCCAACACAGATGTAGTACATTATATGTATAAATATGCAGGTCAATATGCAGCGTGGTCAAATGTTAAGATGCCAAGAAGTAATGCAATATTTACGAATAGTTGGGGGAAACTTAGAGAAGTTAATTTGACTTATTCTGTTCCTAGCGAAATAGTGAGGAAAGCCAAATTTATTCAAGCGTTAGACTTGTCTTTAATCGGGCGCAATCTCTTTTACATTTTCACAACTTTACCAGATCATCTTAATCCAGAAGCAATTAACGGTATCGGAAACGCCCAAGGTATACAATGGTCTCAATTTCCAGGGACTAGAGAACTAGGCTTTTCAGTAAAAGTTAAATTCTAA
- the mtaB gene encoding tRNA (N(6)-L-threonylcarbamoyladenosine(37)-C(2))-methylthiotransferase MtaB, which yields MEKNKSVAFHTLGCKLNFSETSTLSRMLEADGFEKKSFDDVADVYVINTCSVTENADKECRQIVRRIQRKAPESMVVITGCYAQLKPKEIAEIPGVDLVLGAAEKFNITEHLKELTKGDSTKISSCEIADVTGFNVSYSLNDRTRTFLKVQDGCDYTCAFCTIPQARGKSRSNHIDNVLENIDSIAATGNVKEIVLTGINLGDFGKGPDGNKKTEESFLDLIKAIDQQDAIHRFRISSIEPNLLTDEIIYFVANSKNFMPHFHIPLQSGSNEILGNMRRRYKKELYQERVEHIKKVMPDCAIGVDVIVGFPGESEAHFQETHDFLHDLDVSYFHVFTYSERARTKALEIEPIVPMHVRHERNKVLRNLSYKKMQYFTESHREEVRKVLFEEQNKNGMMEGYTDNYIRVTAPYKEDWANNIVDWNLR from the coding sequence ATGGAAAAAAATAAATCTGTAGCATTTCATACACTGGGCTGTAAATTGAATTTTTCGGAAACATCTACCCTTTCTAGAATGTTGGAAGCGGATGGTTTTGAGAAAAAATCATTTGACGACGTAGCAGACGTTTACGTTATCAATACTTGCTCCGTTACGGAAAATGCAGATAAAGAATGTAGGCAAATTGTTCGCAGGATTCAACGCAAAGCACCAGAAAGTATGGTTGTCATTACGGGATGTTACGCCCAATTGAAACCTAAAGAAATTGCAGAAATTCCCGGCGTCGATCTAGTGTTAGGTGCTGCCGAAAAATTCAACATAACCGAACATCTGAAAGAATTAACCAAAGGCGATTCTACTAAAATATCGAGTTGCGAGATTGCAGATGTAACTGGTTTTAATGTTTCCTATTCGCTCAATGATCGCACACGTACATTCCTAAAAGTCCAAGACGGATGCGATTATACTTGTGCTTTTTGCACGATACCGCAGGCACGTGGCAAAAGCCGTAGCAACCATATTGACAACGTATTGGAAAATATTGATTCCATTGCAGCAACTGGAAATGTGAAGGAAATTGTTTTAACTGGGATCAATTTAGGAGATTTTGGAAAAGGTCCAGATGGTAACAAAAAGACTGAAGAGTCTTTTTTGGATTTAATAAAAGCGATTGACCAACAAGATGCAATTCATAGATTTAGAATTTCGTCTATTGAACCCAATTTATTGACAGACGAGATCATTTATTTTGTCGCCAATAGCAAAAATTTCATGCCGCATTTTCATATTCCATTACAAAGTGGTAGCAATGAGATTTTGGGTAATATGCGACGCCGATACAAAAAAGAATTGTATCAAGAACGTGTGGAACATATTAAAAAGGTCATGCCAGATTGTGCGATTGGTGTAGATGTAATTGTTGGTTTTCCGGGAGAAAGTGAAGCGCATTTTCAAGAGACTCATGATTTTTTACATGATTTAGATGTTTCCTATTTTCATGTATTTACGTATTCGGAAAGAGCTCGTACCAAAGCATTGGAAATTGAGCCGATCGTACCGATGCATGTAAGACATGAACGAAACAAAGTTTTACGCAATCTTTCTTACAAAAAGATGCAGTACTTCACAGAATCTCATAGAGAGGAAGTAAGAAAAGTGCTCTTCGAAGAGCAAAATAAAAACGGAATGATGGAAGGTTATACGGATAATTATATTAGGGTAACAGCACCGTATAAAGAAGATTGGGCAAACAATATTGTTGACTGGAATTTGAGATAA
- a CDS encoding SusD/RagB family nutrient-binding outer membrane lipoprotein yields the protein MRNLIKYEILILFGICTIILTTSCKKNFEEINTPHTETTEATTPELFNLIISSLPIQSGEYSFMNSWMYPITQQAIVTAGAYPYDNAKAEVWSNFYSTMANYRLLQSRISSTADTTTMDNLSAMLKTIISYKAFKMTNYYGDMPYSNSGYAPLLGSNYYKATYDTQSDIYSAILTDLDWAVDHFSSSSNQYSVGSYETFLKNDVTTWKKFANSLRLYVAVTLASKNSSLATTQISKALNNPLLQEGEDIGLWPSNITNLQFQWRQWSFSANCYLRMGSTMWNWMSSSDDIDGNGIFDIRAKIFYEPNGDDNWVPYPQNPTSSTTSEGGSPYNTLRFTNWDTLRSGMHYSPVNLYFEQDLTSIPELMLTSAQVYFLKAEAYNRGIGVTANSTLAKAAYDSGIAASLNMWKGIAFNSSVWVVNKPTSATATATEIAAITANSKTSYNTSDATSALKQIYAQLWIDQYRQPFDAWTLLKRTGGLTPMSGDNSQYYDNNFGKFYKFLYPDDELSYNSINWKAASGGINLATTKLWIQP from the coding sequence ATGAGAAATTTAATTAAATATGAAATATTGATTTTATTTGGTATTTGCACTATTATTTTAACGACATCTTGTAAGAAAAATTTTGAAGAAATAAATACACCACATACAGAAACAACAGAAGCAACAACTCCAGAATTATTTAATCTTATAATTAGTTCTTTACCAATTCAATCTGGTGAGTATTCATTTATGAATTCCTGGATGTATCCAATTACACAACAAGCAATAGTTACAGCTGGAGCCTATCCTTATGATAATGCAAAAGCAGAAGTCTGGAGTAACTTTTATTCTACAATGGCAAATTATAGGCTACTACAAAGTCGTATAAGTTCAACTGCTGATACAACTACTATGGATAATCTTAGTGCAATGCTTAAAACTATAATATCTTACAAGGCCTTTAAGATGACTAATTATTATGGAGATATGCCATATTCTAATTCAGGCTATGCACCATTGTTAGGTTCTAATTACTATAAAGCTACTTATGATACTCAAAGTGATATCTATAGTGCTATTTTAACAGATCTAGATTGGGCGGTAGATCATTTTTCTTCAAGTTCTAATCAATATTCTGTGGGTTCATATGAAACATTTTTGAAGAATGATGTTACTACATGGAAGAAATTTGCTAATAGTTTAAGATTGTATGTAGCAGTCACACTAGCTTCAAAAAACTCAAGTTTGGCCACTACACAGATTTCTAAAGCATTAAATAATCCTCTTTTACAAGAAGGTGAAGATATTGGACTTTGGCCATCCAATATTACTAATCTACAGTTTCAATGGCGACAATGGTCATTCTCTGCTAATTGTTATTTAAGAATGGGGAGTACCATGTGGAACTGGATGTCGTCCTCTGATGATATAGATGGAAATGGAATATTTGATATTAGAGCAAAAATATTTTATGAACCAAATGGTGATGATAATTGGGTGCCATATCCTCAAAATCCAACCAGTAGTACAACATCAGAAGGAGGTAGTCCTTATAATACATTGAGATTTACAAATTGGGATACCTTGCGTTCTGGAATGCATTATTCTCCTGTTAATTTATATTTTGAACAAGATTTAACATCAATTCCGGAATTGATGTTAACTTCTGCACAAGTCTATTTCTTGAAAGCTGAGGCTTATAATAGAGGTATAGGAGTGACTGCAAATAGTACATTAGCGAAAGCCGCTTATGACTCAGGTATAGCAGCGTCATTGAATATGTGGAAAGGTATTGCGTTTAATTCATCTGTTTGGGTTGTTAATAAACCAACTTCTGCAACTGCAACTGCAACAGAAATCGCCGCTATCACAGCAAATTCAAAAACTTCCTATAATACCAGTGATGCTACAAGTGCGTTAAAACAAATATATGCACAACTATGGATAGATCAATATCGTCAACCATTTGATGCTTGGACCTTGTTGAAACGAACCGGTGGATTGACGCCTATGTCTGGGGATAATTCTCAGTATTACGATAATAATTTTGGTAAATTTTATAAATTCTTATATCCTGACGATGAACTTAGTTACAATAGCATAAATTGGAAGGCTGCAAGTGGAGGTATTAATCTGGCAACCACTAAATTATGGATACAACCATAG
- a CDS encoding ribonuclease H-like YkuK family protein, whose product MNWKRFNGESIQLPIVNAVEHTLIKEQEKGNHLKVCIGTDSQVKGLTTEFATVIVFLREHNGGFMFIHTEKTQKKFHIKERMLAEVTMSIEVAYQLCDLFIQYNVDMEVHMDINTNPQFKSNSALKDAMSYILGMGFVFKAKPDAFASSSCADKMVN is encoded by the coding sequence ATGAATTGGAAGAGATTTAATGGCGAGAGCATTCAATTGCCGATTGTCAATGCTGTTGAACATACTTTGATCAAGGAACAGGAAAAAGGGAATCATTTAAAAGTATGTATCGGTACCGACAGTCAAGTTAAAGGACTTACTACAGAGTTTGCCACTGTAATAGTATTTCTAAGAGAACATAACGGTGGGTTTATGTTCATCCACACAGAAAAAACGCAAAAAAAATTTCACATTAAGGAGCGAATGTTGGCTGAAGTGACCATGAGTATTGAGGTCGCTTACCAACTATGTGATCTATTTATCCAGTACAATGTAGATATGGAAGTGCATATGGATATTAATACCAATCCCCAATTTAAAAGTAACAGTGCATTGAAAGATGCAATGAGCTATATTTTGGGAATGGGATTCGTATTTAAGGCCAAACCAGATGCATTTGCAAGTAGCTCCTGTGCCGATAAAATGGTTAATTAG
- a CDS encoding SusD/RagB family nutrient-binding outer membrane lipoprotein has translation MKRIIYNLVILISLISTLSSCKKSLENDYLNPQSVEDGSIDRVFSSMLLNRRIQPTYWDFRTFILPATGAFSQVTAAESASNMWIPSLDYGQDRWTDFYSASPGIINEYTEMNTLYNALTDAEKSAQYVYLELGKIVLYDQAAQMIDLWGDIPFSEANSLNSSDRTVHQAVFDDAATLYNSFIDSLDNINTYLSSYTPSTVTTASLKKQDLIYTGDLTGWQKYANSLRLRLLMRISNVSESSAKTSITTMLNDPSTYPLIESNDDNAVLPMSPTTFNSDILSAFTDNSGQYSFAPTYLIDSFMSANNDPRLPFYWNKTSSGTDSGTYKGMPIAAGSGVYNTGVGKYSTYDSATFMYNYNVPGVLFTASESEFLKAEAYQRWNLGDPTSVYESGIRSSINFYYSIQNGAIFNARTFTKDAEPTETAIASYLAEDDIALTGTATNKLIKIYKQKWEHFFILQAGQAWAEVRRTGYPKLTFYTASNSNASQPPMRLLYPSTEKLYNTNYSSVESKDTRDTKIFWDIN, from the coding sequence ATGAAGCGCATAATATATAATTTAGTAATATTGATTTCTTTAATTTCAACTCTATCTTCTTGTAAGAAGAGTTTGGAAAATGATTATCTTAACCCACAATCTGTTGAAGATGGGTCTATTGATAGAGTATTTAGTTCTATGCTTTTAAATAGAAGAATACAGCCTACATATTGGGATTTTAGAACTTTTATTTTACCGGCTACAGGTGCCTTCTCTCAAGTAACTGCAGCAGAAAGTGCCTCTAATATGTGGATTCCTAGCCTAGATTATGGTCAGGATCGTTGGACTGATTTTTATTCTGCTAGTCCAGGTATAATTAATGAATATACCGAAATGAATACCCTTTATAATGCATTAACTGATGCAGAAAAAAGTGCCCAATATGTTTATTTAGAATTAGGCAAAATTGTATTATATGATCAAGCCGCTCAAATGATTGATCTATGGGGTGATATTCCTTTCTCAGAAGCTAATTCATTAAATAGTTCAGATAGAACAGTTCATCAAGCAGTGTTTGATGACGCAGCGACACTTTACAATTCTTTTATAGATTCATTAGATAATATCAATACCTATTTAAGCAGCTATACACCTTCTACGGTAACAACTGCATCTTTGAAAAAACAGGATTTGATTTATACAGGTGATTTGACAGGATGGCAGAAATATGCTAATTCATTAAGATTAAGATTATTGATGCGTATTTCTAATGTATCAGAAAGTTCAGCGAAAACAAGTATAACAACGATGTTAAATGATCCATCTACATATCCATTAATTGAATCTAATGATGATAATGCAGTGCTTCCAATGTCTCCAACTACATTTAATAGTGATATACTAAGTGCATTTACGGATAATAGTGGACAATATTCATTTGCTCCTACTTATTTGATTGATAGTTTTATGTCAGCTAATAATGATCCAAGATTACCTTTTTATTGGAACAAAACCTCAAGTGGTACAGATAGTGGAACTTATAAAGGAATGCCTATTGCAGCGGGTTCTGGAGTTTATAATACAGGTGTAGGTAAATATTCTACATATGATTCTGCAACGTTTATGTATAACTACAATGTTCCTGGTGTGCTATTTACAGCTTCAGAGTCTGAATTTTTAAAAGCTGAAGCATATCAAAGATGGAATTTAGGAGATCCCACAAGTGTTTATGAATCAGGAATTAGATCTTCTATTAATTTTTATTATAGTATTCAAAATGGCGCAATATTTAATGCTAGAACTTTCACAAAGGATGCTGAACCAACTGAGACTGCGATCGCAAGTTATTTAGCGGAAGATGATATTGCATTAACAGGAACAGCAACAAATAAACTTATCAAAATTTATAAGCAAAAATGGGAGCATTTCTTTATTCTGCAAGCCGGACAAGCATGGGCAGAAGTGAGAAGGACGGGTTATCCTAAATTGACATTTTATACAGCTAGTAATAGTAACGCATCGCAACCCCCAATGCGATTACTATATCCTTCTACTGAAAAACTTTATAATACTAACTATTCAAGTGTTGAATCTAAGGATACAAGAGATACTAAGATTTTCTGGGATATTAATTAG
- the rimM gene encoding ribosome maturation factor RimM (Essential for efficient processing of 16S rRNA): protein MDYIEIGKIVGTHGINGEVVLAHALSKKLNFKNIQALFIENMNKQKIPWFVLQSNPKNTEETILKFEEIETKEAATPLLKKKVWLTQVDFEKLAGKNNPISLIGYQLWDNKTSLAPIEEIIDQPHQVLARITLEGKEVLIPLHKETIIQVDHQKKEIITNLPDGLLEVYLAN, encoded by the coding sequence ATGGATTATATAGAAATTGGAAAAATCGTAGGAACACATGGTATCAACGGCGAGGTTGTACTTGCGCACGCACTTTCCAAAAAATTGAATTTTAAAAATATACAAGCTTTGTTTATTGAAAATATGAATAAACAAAAAATACCTTGGTTTGTACTCCAATCCAATCCTAAAAACACAGAAGAAACCATTCTTAAATTTGAAGAGATAGAGACAAAAGAAGCCGCAACTCCTTTACTTAAAAAGAAAGTGTGGCTAACTCAAGTTGATTTCGAAAAATTAGCAGGCAAAAACAACCCAATTAGCTTGATTGGCTATCAACTTTGGGATAATAAAACCTCACTGGCACCAATCGAAGAAATCATCGACCAACCGCATCAAGTATTGGCTCGGATAACCTTAGAGGGTAAAGAAGTACTGATTCCTTTACACAAGGAAACAATTATACAAGTTGACCATCAGAAAAAAGAAATCATCACGAATCTTCCTGATGGGCTTTTGGAGGTGTATTTAGCTAATTAA